The following are encoded together in the Eulemur rufifrons isolate Redbay chromosome 28, OSU_ERuf_1, whole genome shotgun sequence genome:
- the FAM241B gene encoding protein FAM241B, with protein sequence MVRILANGEIVQDDDPRVRTTAAPRGSTPRQSFLNRGHGAPTGGAGPRQQQAGIRLGAAQSPFNDLNRQLVNMGFPQWHLGNHAVEPVTSILLLFLLMMLGVRGLLLVGLVYLVSHLSQR encoded by the exons ATGGTGAGGATCTTGGCCAATGGGGAAATCGTGCAGGATGACGACCCCCGAGTGAGGACCACTGCGGCGCCGAGAGGTAGCACTCCTCGACAG AGCTTTCTCAACAGGGGCCATGGTGCCCCCACAGGGGGTGCCGGACCCCGTCAGCAGCAGGCAGGTATCAGGCTGGGTGCTGCTCAGTCCCCCTTCAATGATCTCAACCGGCAGCTGGTGAACATGGGCTTCCCGCAATGGCATCTTGGCAACCATGCTGTGGAGCCGGTGACCTCCatcctgctcctcttcctgctcATGATGCTCGGCGTGCGTGGCCTCCTTTTGGTGGGCCTGGTCTACCTGGTGTCCCACCTGAGTCAGCGGTGA